A genome region from Psychrilyobacter piezotolerans includes the following:
- a CDS encoding amino acid permease, with the protein MELKKELGFMDVFSIASGAMISSGIFILPGIAFSKAGPIMILGYILGGLIVLVGTLSVIELITAMPKAGGDYFFIMRTLGPLIGTISGVLSWFAICLKTAFAIFGIAGVVGRILYGDAMDHHTLIIISSLVTAVFLILNIVGVEAASKFETIIVAGLLLLMGIFIAVGMFNVNLEFFNPFVQIYDVVNNRLELVSSGSPFTALGAGLIVSSAALIFVSFGGLLTVACVAEEVKNPKKNIPKGLISSIIVIILVYGATLFVTVGVLPGDQLANSLTPIADAAKVLAGNPGYIIITVASLLAFISTANAGVMAASRYPLALSRDKLFPSLIGHVNKKFKTPTVAIISTGLLMVGSLLLPLETLAKTASAVILTTYVLTNLSVIIIRESNLSNYRPSFVAPLYPWIQIFTIFVFTSFIAQLGIAAIESSIGLIFISLAIYFTYGKKNSSREYALLHLLIKITDNLKLGHSLESELRDIIHQRDEVELTEFDKIVMEAPIVDLKSFTSLKELIEVEAEKFSTILGKNNLELENLFFERENEITTAISGFTAIPHIVIEDIDTFHMAVFRCRDGIKFSEKHPQIKAVFLFVSSPKLNKLHLQTLASIATLIKDDNFEKKWLEAKNENYLRDLILLRTRK; encoded by the coding sequence ATGGAACTAAAAAAGGAACTTGGATTTATGGATGTGTTTAGCATTGCATCTGGAGCGATGATAAGTTCAGGAATATTTATATTACCTGGAATAGCCTTTAGTAAGGCAGGTCCAATTATGATTTTAGGTTATATTTTAGGCGGGTTAATTGTACTTGTGGGCACACTGTCGGTTATTGAACTGATCACCGCAATGCCAAAAGCCGGTGGAGATTATTTTTTTATAATGAGAACCCTGGGCCCTCTTATAGGAACTATCTCTGGAGTCCTCAGCTGGTTTGCAATCTGTTTGAAAACTGCTTTTGCAATCTTTGGTATAGCTGGTGTTGTTGGTAGAATTTTATACGGGGATGCTATGGATCACCATACCTTAATAATCATTTCCTCTTTAGTCACTGCGGTATTTTTGATTTTAAATATTGTTGGAGTTGAAGCAGCCAGTAAATTTGAAACTATTATAGTGGCAGGTTTATTACTGTTAATGGGAATTTTTATAGCTGTTGGAATGTTCAATGTCAATCTCGAGTTTTTTAATCCCTTTGTTCAAATTTATGATGTTGTAAACAATAGATTAGAATTAGTAAGTTCCGGTTCACCTTTTACTGCTTTAGGTGCAGGTCTTATAGTTTCTAGTGCTGCTCTTATCTTTGTATCCTTTGGTGGATTATTAACTGTAGCATGTGTCGCCGAAGAAGTAAAAAATCCTAAGAAAAATATTCCTAAAGGATTAATTTCTTCCATAATTGTTATCATATTAGTGTATGGTGCTACACTATTTGTTACTGTAGGAGTATTGCCAGGAGACCAGTTAGCTAATTCACTGACTCCAATTGCTGATGCTGCAAAGGTCTTAGCAGGAAATCCAGGATATATCATTATTACAGTAGCTTCCCTATTAGCCTTTATCTCCACAGCAAATGCCGGGGTCATGGCAGCGTCCAGATACCCACTGGCACTAAGCCGGGATAAATTATTTCCTAGTCTTATAGGTCACGTAAATAAAAAATTTAAAACTCCTACAGTAGCTATTATTTCTACAGGATTACTTATGGTAGGATCATTATTATTACCATTGGAAACACTAGCAAAAACAGCATCAGCAGTAATACTAACGACATATGTCCTTACCAATTTATCGGTGATTATTATCAGAGAAAGTAATCTGTCAAATTACAGACCGTCTTTTGTTGCCCCACTATACCCATGGATTCAGATATTTACTATATTTGTATTCACATCTTTTATAGCCCAATTGGGTATAGCTGCTATAGAATCCAGTATCGGTCTTATTTTTATAAGTTTGGCTATCTATTTTACCTATGGAAAGAAAAATTCCAGCAGGGAATATGCATTATTACACCTTTTAATAAAAATTACTGATAATCTTAAATTAGGCCATAGCTTAGAGAGTGAACTCCGGGATATTATTCATCAAAGGGATGAGGTTGAACTTACAGAATTTGATAAGATAGTTATGGAAGCTCCCATTGTAGACCTAAAAAGTTTTACTAGTTTAAAAGAGTTAATTGAGGTAGAAGCTGAAAAATTCTCTACCATCTTAGGAAAAAACAATTTGGAATTAGAGAATCTTTTCTTTGAAAGGGAAAATGAAATAACCACTGCTATTTCTGGATTTACAGCTATTCCGCATATTGTTATAGAGGATATAGATACATTCCATATGGCTGTATTCAGGTGCAGAGACGGGATTAAGTTTAGTGAAAAGCACCCACAGATAAAAGCAGTATTTTTATTTGTCAGCAGTCCTAAATTAAATAAATTACACCTCCAGACTCTGGCATCTATAGCAACATTAATTAAAGATGATAATTTTGAAAAAAAATGGTTGGAAGCTAAAAATGAAAATTATTTAAGGGATTTAATTTTACTTAGAACGAGAAAATAA
- a CDS encoding Mu transposase C-terminal domain-containing protein has product MKKDKYSIIEPFLKKEKKLKELSSEHDIPYSTLKRWIKAYKEFGTKGLSKKIRSDKDSFRKADDETMEYILKEHKKNPNINITTLYKNYLTAFKNKNITKLSYNTIYRMATNLDPFSQKYVNKNLTNIKKPNDIYRISTEKLHIKNLNINQGIATIVIIYDVYDDSILNYKIYTGEVKEEHYLILIRETIIKNKIGDYLVKPKNIFIDDFKMGNKEKFFTILKELDININGNLDKNKEITKFVRFLEKDIINIFKGEPLTINYLNYNLEKYICNSVLKNIPEGNKLFDCNKLDFLLESADRKVQNYGIRFKNNLYSDEVLKGYIGEIVTLRYNLFDLNVLKIYQNDKYLFSVYLTDALI; this is encoded by the coding sequence ATGAAAAAAGATAAGTATAGTATAATAGAACCTTTTTTAAAAAAGGAAAAAAAATTAAAAGAACTCAGCAGTGAACACGATATTCCATATAGCACCCTTAAGAGGTGGATAAAGGCATATAAAGAATTCGGTACCAAGGGTCTCTCTAAAAAAATTAGGAGTGATAAGGATAGTTTTAGAAAAGCTGATGATGAAACTATGGAATATATATTAAAGGAACATAAAAAAAATCCAAATATAAATATAACAACCCTTTATAAGAATTACTTAACTGCCTTTAAAAATAAAAATATCACTAAATTAAGTTACAATACTATATATAGAATGGCTACTAATTTAGACCCGTTCAGCCAGAAATATGTAAATAAAAACTTAACTAATATAAAGAAACCAAATGATATATACAGGATATCCACTGAGAAATTACATATTAAAAACTTAAATATTAATCAAGGGATCGCTACCATAGTTATAATATATGACGTTTATGATGACAGTATATTAAACTATAAGATATATACTGGAGAAGTTAAGGAAGAGCATTATCTCATACTCATAAGGGAAACTATTATAAAAAATAAAATAGGAGATTATCTGGTAAAGCCCAAAAATATATTTATAGATGACTTTAAGATGGGAAATAAAGAAAAATTTTTTACAATTTTAAAGGAATTAGATATAAATATTAATGGAAATTTAGATAAAAATAAGGAGATAACTAAATTTGTCAGGTTCTTAGAAAAAGATATTATAAATATTTTCAAAGGAGAACCCCTCACTATTAATTATTTAAACTATAATCTTGAAAAATATATATGTAACAGCGTTTTAAAAAATATTCCAGAGGGCAATAAATTATTTGATTGTAATAAATTAGATTTTTTGCTTGAAAGTGCAGATAGAAAGGTACAAAATTATGGGATACGTTTTAAAAATAATTTATATAGCGATGAAGTATTGAAAGGATATATAGGGGAAATAGTCACTTTGAGATACAATCTCTTTGATCTGAATGTTTTAAAGATCTATCAAAACGATAAATATTTATTTTCTGTATATCTGACCGATGCACTGATTTAA
- the ptsG gene encoding glucose-specific PTS transporter subunit IIBC has protein sequence MKMFAQLSRVGKALMTPIAILPAAGIFLAVGAHADIPLMKNAGDVIFGNLPLLFAVGAAIGLAGGDGVAGLAGIVAMLIMNVTMGSLTDAAAGLEAGDKAFALVLGTPTLQTGVFGGLIAGIIGATMYNKFHKTELPPFLGFFAGKRLVPIMAAVVGFIVGMVMPYIWQPIQAGLASLSMIANDPNNSNLSTFVFGLIERALIPFGLHHIFYSPFWFQFGEYTNAAGQLVQGDNRIWFAMFNDGVRDFSSSTYQGAGKFMTGKFPFMMFGLPAAALAMYHEAKPEKRKLAGGILFSAALTSFLTGITEPIEFAFLFVAPVLYGIHCVIAATSFMLMNMLKVRIGMTFSGGVIDYVLFGALPGMSGKFDNNWYMVIVVGLVLAVIYYFLFRTVIRKFDLKTPGREDEELEEEVKVSGSELSILVMAALGGKDNLVTIDACITRLRLEVKDVNKVNDKELKRLGASGVLKVGTNGVQAIFGAKAQFIAQDLKGM, from the coding sequence ATGAAAATGTTTGCACAATTATCAAGAGTTGGAAAAGCACTGATGACACCTATCGCAATATTACCAGCTGCTGGTATATTCTTAGCAGTAGGAGCACATGCGGATATACCATTAATGAAGAATGCAGGTGACGTTATATTTGGAAATCTGCCATTACTGTTTGCAGTAGGAGCAGCTATAGGTTTAGCAGGTGGAGATGGAGTTGCTGGATTAGCAGGTATTGTTGCTATGTTAATTATGAATGTTACTATGGGAAGTTTAACTGATGCAGCCGCAGGGTTAGAAGCTGGAGATAAAGCATTTGCTTTAGTTCTTGGTACACCTACACTTCAAACAGGTGTATTTGGTGGTCTTATTGCAGGTATTATTGGTGCTACTATGTACAATAAATTCCATAAAACAGAATTACCGCCATTCTTAGGATTCTTTGCAGGTAAAAGATTAGTTCCTATCATGGCAGCTGTAGTAGGATTTATTGTTGGTATGGTTATGCCTTATATCTGGCAGCCAATTCAAGCAGGGTTAGCTTCATTATCAATGATCGCAAATGATCCTAATAATTCAAACTTATCGACATTTGTATTTGGTTTAATAGAAAGAGCATTAATTCCATTCGGATTACATCATATTTTCTATTCTCCATTCTGGTTCCAATTCGGTGAATATACAAATGCCGCTGGACAATTAGTTCAAGGAGATAATAGAATTTGGTTTGCAATGTTTAATGATGGAGTTAGAGATTTCTCATCTTCAACTTATCAAGGCGCAGGTAAATTTATGACTGGTAAATTCCCATTCATGATGTTTGGATTACCGGCTGCTGCACTGGCTATGTATCATGAGGCAAAACCTGAAAAAAGAAAATTAGCTGGAGGTATCTTATTCTCAGCAGCATTAACATCATTTTTAACAGGTATTACAGAACCAATTGAATTTGCTTTCTTATTCGTAGCACCAGTTTTATACGGTATTCACTGTGTAATTGCTGCAACATCATTTATGCTGATGAATATGTTAAAAGTTAGAATTGGTATGACTTTCTCAGGTGGAGTTATCGACTATGTTTTATTCGGAGCCTTACCAGGAATGAGTGGAAAATTTGACAATAACTGGTATATGGTAATAGTTGTAGGATTAGTATTAGCTGTTATTTATTACTTCTTATTTAGAACTGTTATTAGAAAGTTTGATCTTAAAACTCCAGGTAGAGAAGATGAAGAGTTAGAGGAAGAAGTAAAGGTAAGTGGAAGTGAATTATCTATCTTAGTTATGGCTGCCTTAGGTGGTAAGGATAACTTAGTTACAATCGATGCTTGTATTACAAGACTTAGATTAGAAGTTAAAGATGTAAATAAAGTAAATGACAAAGAGTTAAAGAGATTAGGAGCTTCAGGAGTACTAAAAGTTGGTACAAACGGTGTTCAAGCAATCTTTGGAGCTAAAGCTCAATTTATAGCACAAGATTTAAAAGGAATGTAA
- a CDS encoding ABC transporter ATP-binding protein yields MADKILEVRNLKKHFKTPKGMLHAVDGVNFSIEKGKTLGIVGESGCGKSTTGRVILRLLEATDGDIFFEGQNIREFDKNQMRKLREDMQIIFQDPFASLNPRMTVSEIIGEPLIIHKLVSNKKELSEKVKELMDLVGLSQRLLNTYPHELDGGRRQRIGIARALSLNPKFIVCDEPVSALDVSIQAQVLNLMQDLQQKLGLTFMFITHDLSVVKHFSDDIAVMYLGQLVEKAPSAVLFKNPRHPYTKALLSAIPVASLKHKMDRIELRGEITSPINPEEGCRFAKRCAYVRPECSHGDPALNEISDGHFVACHLVDNLVQNK; encoded by the coding sequence ATGGCAGATAAAATATTAGAAGTAAGAAATTTAAAAAAACATTTTAAAACTCCTAAAGGGATGCTGCATGCAGTAGATGGAGTAAATTTTTCTATAGAAAAAGGGAAAACTCTGGGAATAGTAGGAGAGTCTGGGTGTGGTAAATCTACAACTGGAAGGGTAATTCTCAGATTATTAGAAGCTACAGATGGGGATATATTTTTCGAAGGTCAGAATATAAGGGAATTTGATAAAAATCAAATGAGAAAATTAAGGGAAGATATGCAGATAATTTTCCAGGATCCATTTGCTTCTTTAAATCCTAGAATGACTGTAAGTGAGATCATAGGAGAACCGTTAATTATCCATAAATTAGTCAGCAACAAGAAGGAATTAAGTGAAAAAGTAAAGGAATTGATGGATTTAGTAGGATTAAGTCAGAGATTATTAAATACATATCCCCATGAATTAGATGGTGGAAGAAGACAAAGGATTGGTATAGCCCGTGCACTGTCATTAAATCCAAAATTTATTGTATGTGATGAACCTGTATCAGCCTTAGATGTATCTATCCAAGCTCAAGTTTTAAACCTTATGCAGGATCTACAACAAAAATTGGGATTAACTTTTATGTTTATTACCCATGACCTGTCTGTAGTTAAACATTTTTCAGATGATATTGCAGTAATGTATTTGGGTCAGTTAGTGGAAAAAGCTCCATCTGCTGTACTGTTTAAAAATCCAAGACATCCATATACAAAAGCTTTACTTTCTGCTATTCCAGTAGCAAGCTTAAAGCATAAGATGGACAGGATTGAATTACGTGGAGAGATAACTTCTCCAATCAATCCAGAGGAAGGGTGTAGATTTGCAAAGAGATGTGCGTATGTCAGGCCTGAATGTAGTCATGGAGATCCTGCATTAAATGAAATTTCAGATGGACATTTTGTTGCATGTCATCTTGTAGATAACTTAGTTCAAAATAAATAG
- a CDS encoding ABC transporter ATP-binding protein, whose protein sequence is MSDKLLNIKDLTIQYTTEDGVVKAVNGINLDLKEGETLGLVGETGAGKTTTALGMMRLIPNPPGKIMGGTIEFEGRDLLSLSEDDMRGIRGNKISMIFQDPMTSLNPVLSVGEQISEVILIHQDINMETAIDRAKEMLELVGIPGARYNDYPHQFSGGMKQRVVIAIALACNPKLLIADEPTTALDVTIQAQVLDLMNNLKEKFKTAMLMITHDLGVVAQVCDKVAIMYGGEIIEYGKIEDIFESTKHPYTKGLFGSIPNLDSDATRLSPIKGTMPDPTNLPSGCPFHPRCDSAKNICSDRVPRHTNIDGHRIKCLMFEEDIKQKWI, encoded by the coding sequence ATGAGTGATAAATTGTTAAATATAAAAGATCTTACTATTCAATATACAACTGAAGACGGAGTAGTAAAAGCAGTAAATGGCATCAATTTAGATTTAAAAGAGGGGGAAACGTTAGGTCTGGTAGGAGAAACTGGAGCAGGGAAAACTACCACAGCTTTAGGGATGATGAGATTGATCCCAAATCCTCCAGGAAAAATTATGGGCGGAACTATTGAATTTGAAGGAAGGGATCTATTGTCACTTTCTGAAGATGACATGAGAGGAATCAGAGGAAATAAGATCTCTATGATATTCCAAGATCCAATGACTTCGTTAAATCCAGTGTTAAGTGTCGGGGAGCAGATCTCAGAAGTAATCTTAATTCATCAGGATATAAATATGGAAACAGCAATTGATAGAGCTAAAGAGATGTTAGAATTAGTAGGTATCCCAGGAGCAAGATATAATGATTATCCCCATCAATTTTCTGGTGGGATGAAACAAAGGGTGGTAATTGCCATAGCTCTTGCATGTAATCCAAAATTACTCATAGCGGATGAACCTACAACAGCTTTAGATGTTACGATCCAAGCCCAAGTTTTAGATCTTATGAATAACCTGAAGGAGAAATTTAAAACAGCTATGCTTATGATCACACATGATCTGGGTGTAGTAGCCCAAGTTTGTGATAAGGTAGCTATAATGTATGGGGGAGAAATCATAGAATATGGAAAGATAGAGGATATATTTGAATCTACAAAACATCCATATACAAAGGGGTTATTTGGTTCTATACCAAATTTAGACAGTGATGCTACTAGACTCAGTCCAATCAAAGGAACTATGCCGGATCCAACAAATCTACCTTCTGGATGTCCATTTCATCCTAGATGTGACAGTGCAAAAAATATTTGTTCAGACAGAGTACCCAGACATACAAATATTGACGGACACAGAATTAAGTGTTTGATGTTTGAAGAAGACATCAAACAAAAATGGATATAG
- a CDS encoding ABC transporter permease — protein MSEVLSSENIKKNSSVETVNKKRSQLAEVWRRLKKNNMAMAGLAILGVIILLAIFADVIAPYDSVAIKQNLKDRLQSPSGAHIFGTDEYGRDMFARLVHGARVSLQVGILAVGISIVIGGTLGAIAGYYGGKLDNVVMRIMDVFLAVPSILLAIAIVSALGPNLFNLMLAISISSVPGYARIVRASVISIRDQEFVEAAKAIGADDFRIIFKHIIPNSLAPVIVQGTLGVAGAILSTAGLSFIGLGIQPPAPEWGAMLSGGRQYLRYAPHVTTIPGIAIVITILALNLVGDGLRDALDPRLKS, from the coding sequence ATGTCAGAAGTACTAAGCAGTGAAAATATAAAGAAAAATTCTTCTGTTGAAACTGTAAATAAAAAAAGAAGTCAGTTAGCTGAAGTATGGAGAAGACTGAAGAAAAATAATATGGCTATGGCAGGCCTGGCAATTTTAGGAGTAATAATACTTTTAGCTATTTTTGCAGATGTGATAGCTCCATATGACAGTGTAGCAATCAAGCAAAACTTAAAGGATAGATTACAAAGTCCAAGTGGAGCACATATTTTTGGGACAGATGAATATGGTAGAGACATGTTTGCCAGACTTGTTCATGGTGCCCGTGTATCACTGCAGGTTGGAATCTTAGCTGTTGGAATTTCTATAGTTATTGGTGGAACGTTGGGAGCTATAGCCGGTTATTATGGAGGTAAGTTGGATAACGTTGTCATGAGAATAATGGATGTTTTCCTTGCAGTACCTAGTATCTTATTGGCTATCGCAATAGTTTCAGCATTGGGACCAAACTTATTTAACCTTATGCTTGCCATCAGTATATCTTCAGTTCCTGGATACGCAAGAATTGTAAGAGCATCTGTAATCTCAATAAGAGACCAGGAGTTTGTAGAAGCTGCCAAAGCAATTGGAGCCGATGATTTTAGAATTATATTTAAACACATCATACCAAATTCACTTGCCCCGGTAATTGTTCAAGGAACATTGGGAGTAGCAGGAGCAATACTTTCGACAGCCGGACTTAGTTTTATAGGTTTAGGTATTCAACCGCCTGCACCAGAGTGGGGAGCAATGCTTTCTGGTGGTAGACAATACCTTAGATATGCACCTCATGTAACGACTATTCCAGGTATAGCAATAGTAATCACTATCTTAGCTTTAAACTTGGTTGGAGACGGACTTAGAGATGCATTAGATCCAAGATTAAAATCATAA
- the nikB gene encoding nickel ABC transporter permease, which translates to MHKYIFKRLLLLIPVLLGVSFLVFSIMSFTPGDPAQLILGESAPKAQVLALREEMGLNDPFLMQYGRFVLNAVQGDFGRSYTSGREVFGEIFQRFPNTLILAVIGVIIAILIGIPVGIISATKQYSILDSTSMIAALLGVAMPNFWLGLMLILFFSVGLGWLPSGGFGDWKSLILPSITLGTGAAAIITRMTRSSMLEVIRQDYIRTARAKGVAEKKVINKHALKNALIPVITVVGLQFGYLLGGAVLTETVYSWPGVGRMMVEAIRSKDTPIVLAAVLFLATTFSVVNLFVDILYGFVDPRVKSQYK; encoded by the coding sequence ATGCATAAGTATATATTTAAAAGATTGTTGTTACTGATACCTGTTTTATTAGGTGTATCATTTTTAGTATTTTCAATAATGTCATTTACACCTGGAGATCCGGCACAACTTATCTTAGGAGAGAGTGCTCCTAAAGCACAAGTGTTAGCGCTCAGAGAAGAGATGGGATTAAATGATCCATTCTTAATGCAGTATGGAAGATTTGTTCTAAATGCAGTGCAGGGAGATTTTGGAAGATCGTATACAAGTGGAAGAGAGGTATTTGGAGAGATATTCCAAAGATTTCCAAATACATTGATATTGGCAGTAATTGGTGTAATAATAGCTATATTAATTGGTATACCGGTAGGGATTATATCAGCTACAAAACAATATTCAATTTTGGATAGTACAAGTATGATAGCGGCTCTTTTAGGTGTAGCAATGCCAAACTTCTGGTTAGGACTTATGTTAATTTTATTTTTCTCAGTAGGATTGGGATGGCTGCCATCAGGTGGGTTTGGAGACTGGAAAAGTTTGATCCTTCCATCTATTACACTGGGGACAGGAGCAGCAGCAATAATTACCCGTATGACCAGATCATCTATGCTGGAAGTAATCAGGCAGGATTATATCAGAACGGCTAGAGCCAAGGGGGTTGCTGAGAAAAAAGTTATCAACAAACATGCTCTTAAAAATGCATTAATTCCAGTAATCACAGTTGTAGGATTACAATTTGGATACCTATTAGGTGGGGCTGTACTTACAGAAACTGTTTATTCTTGGCCGGGAGTGGGAAGAATGATGGTAGAAGCTATTAGAAGTAAGGATACACCGATTGTATTAGCGGCTGTTTTATTCCTTGCAACAACATTTTCAGTAGTAAATCTATTTGTAGATATATTATATGGATTTGTAGATCCTAGGGTAAAATCTCAATATAAATAA
- a CDS encoding glutathione ABC transporter substrate-binding protein, whose amino-acid sequence MKKVLLLISSLVVLLTLTACGGGEKETKIKDTLVVAQGADAKSLDPHASNDQPSSRVSSQIYDGLVSTDGDMNIVPALAESWDQPDSTTTIFHLRKGVKFHNGEELKASDVKFTIEGMLASPQTHHIIEAVDKVEVVDDHTVKIITKEPFGPLLHHLAHTASAILNEKAVTEAGDDYGQHPVGTGPYSFVKWDSGDKIVLAANEDYFLGAPKVKNVIFRNITEGTNRTISLETGEVDIAYDIEPIDKNQVKDNEKLELIEQESLSMDYIGFNFKKAPFNNKLVRQAIGHAIDVDILIDVVLDGAGTKANSPIGPKVFGYSKDAKSYEYDPELSKKLLAEAGYPNGFKTTIWTNDNPVRLQIATIVQDQLKQVGIEMAVEPVEWGAYLDGTARGDHEMFILGWGTNTADADYGLNALFNTANIGGAGNRSFYSNKDVDKWLDEAKSSIDPQKRIEIYAKIQDQLMEDLPVDPLFYKTMNAGINKDVEGFKLNPAGHHKIYGVYFDQQK is encoded by the coding sequence ATGAAAAAAGTTTTATTATTAATTTCATCATTGGTTGTCTTATTAACATTAACAGCTTGTGGTGGCGGGGAAAAAGAAACTAAGATAAAAGATACCTTAGTCGTTGCCCAAGGGGCCGATGCTAAATCACTGGATCCACATGCTTCAAATGACCAACCATCATCTAGAGTATCATCACAAATTTACGATGGTTTAGTATCAACTGATGGAGATATGAATATAGTACCTGCACTTGCTGAATCATGGGACCAGCCAGATTCTACAACAACTATCTTCCACTTAAGAAAGGGAGTAAAATTCCATAATGGAGAAGAATTAAAAGCATCAGACGTTAAATTTACAATTGAAGGGATGTTAGCTTCTCCTCAAACTCACCATATTATAGAAGCTGTGGACAAAGTTGAAGTTGTAGATGATCATACAGTTAAGATCATTACAAAGGAACCATTTGGGCCATTATTACACCATTTAGCACATACAGCATCAGCTATCTTAAATGAAAAAGCTGTTACTGAAGCTGGAGACGACTATGGACAACATCCAGTAGGAACAGGGCCATATTCATTTGTAAAGTGGGATTCTGGAGATAAGATCGTATTAGCTGCAAATGAAGATTATTTCTTAGGAGCTCCTAAGGTTAAAAATGTAATCTTTAGAAATATAACTGAAGGAACAAATAGAACTATCAGTTTAGAAACTGGTGAAGTAGATATCGCATATGATATCGAACCTATTGACAAAAATCAAGTTAAAGACAATGAAAAATTAGAATTAATTGAACAAGAATCACTATCTATGGATTATATCGGATTTAACTTTAAGAAAGCACCATTTAATAATAAATTAGTTAGACAAGCTATCGGGCATGCAATCGACGTAGATATTCTTATCGATGTAGTATTAGACGGTGCTGGGACTAAAGCAAATTCACCTATCGGGCCAAAAGTATTTGGTTACAGTAAAGATGCAAAATCATATGAATATGATCCAGAGTTATCTAAAAAATTATTGGCTGAAGCAGGATATCCAAATGGTTTCAAAACTACAATCTGGACAAATGATAATCCGGTAAGATTACAAATTGCAACTATTGTACAAGATCAATTAAAGCAAGTAGGAATAGAAATGGCAGTAGAACCAGTAGAATGGGGAGCTTATTTAGATGGAACTGCAAGAGGAGATCATGAGATGTTTATCTTAGGTTGGGGAACTAACACAGCAGATGCTGACTATGGATTAAACGCTTTATTCAACACTGCAAACATTGGTGGAGCTGGAAACAGATCTTTCTATTCAAACAAAGATGTAGACAAGTGGTTAGATGAGGCTAAATCATCTATAGATCCACAAAAAAGAATTGAAATATATGCAAAAATTCAGGATCAATTAATGGAAGACTTACCAGTAGATCCATTATTTTACAAGACGATGAATGCTGGTATCAATAAAGATGTAGAAGGGTTTAAATTAAATCCTGCAGGGCATCATAAGATCTATGGAGTGTATTTTGATCAACAAAAATAA